The Geobacter sp. AOG2 genome includes a window with the following:
- a CDS encoding 6-phosphofructokinase — translation MSKMIGILTSGGDSPGLNAAIRGVGKALLGQYGMKVIGFRDGFRGMMENRTQLLDSAALSGILTLGGTILGTSRDKPYAMPVAGKLRDMTDVIVENYRKHHLDALVCLGGGGTQKNAYHLMRQGLNVITLPKTIDNDVVKTDVSFGYDTALGIATEAVDRLHSTAHSHHRILVLELMGNKAGWLALGAGIAGGADVILIPEIPYDVKQVAAAIMRRSHSGQGFSIVAVAEGAVSREDAAKLAESGKSKDKKKKEQKQQAQERCADSKPGNSLHLARRLEELTGLESRLTILGYLQRGGTPSAGDRLLATRLGTACADLINKGEFGVMVAARGDGVKPIALKDVVGKRKTVPLDHDWIKSARSVHTCFGD, via the coding sequence ATGAGTAAAATGATTGGTATCCTGACTTCCGGCGGCGACAGTCCGGGACTGAATGCAGCAATCCGGGGGGTCGGCAAGGCACTTCTGGGGCAATATGGGATGAAGGTAATAGGCTTTCGTGACGGATTCCGTGGCATGATGGAAAACCGGACGCAACTGTTGGATTCTGCCGCGCTCTCTGGCATTCTTACGTTAGGCGGCACAATTCTGGGAACGAGCCGTGACAAGCCCTACGCCATGCCTGTTGCCGGCAAGCTGAGGGATATGACCGACGTCATTGTCGAAAATTACCGCAAGCACCATCTGGACGCGTTAGTTTGCCTGGGGGGTGGCGGTACGCAAAAGAACGCCTATCATCTGATGAGGCAAGGTCTGAATGTGATTACCCTGCCCAAGACGATCGATAATGACGTGGTCAAGACCGATGTATCCTTTGGCTACGACACCGCTCTCGGAATTGCCACGGAGGCGGTAGACCGCTTACACAGTACTGCCCATAGCCATCATCGCATCCTCGTCCTGGAGCTGATGGGCAACAAGGCGGGCTGGCTGGCCTTGGGGGCCGGTATTGCCGGCGGAGCCGATGTCATTTTAATTCCGGAAATACCGTATGATGTAAAGCAGGTTGCCGCGGCAATAATGCGCCGTAGTCATAGTGGACAGGGGTTCAGTATCGTTGCCGTGGCCGAAGGCGCCGTTTCACGGGAAGATGCCGCCAAGCTGGCCGAAAGCGGCAAAAGCAAGGACAAAAAGAAGAAAGAGCAAAAACAGCAGGCCCAGGAAAGGTGTGCAGACAGCAAACCGGGCAATAGTCTGCATCTGGCCCGACGACTCGAAGAGCTCACCGGTCTGGAATCACGCCTCACGATCCTGGGTTACTTGCAGCGCGGGGGAACGCCTTCGGCGGGAGACCGTCTGTTGGCCACACGCTTGGGTACGGCCTGTGCCGACCTCATCAATAAAGGCGAATTCGGCGTTATGGTGGCCGCTCGGGGCGATGGTGTCAAGCCGATAGCGCTCAAGGACGTTGTCGGCAAGCGCAAAACCGTGCCATTGGATCATGATTGGATCAAGAGCGCCCGCAGTGTACATACTTGTTTTGGGGATTGA
- a CDS encoding cytochrome c biogenesis protein ResB produces the protein MCISLELCLGLLALICGAMAAGSFRLSGDYAAAINAVPLFSWMRQTPLPISWWLWLSMALIALLAVNTVLCSVSTLGTRWRRAGLMPLLAPQMMHTGFLLIIAAHLLSSTGGFMEQVVAIEGTVIRLPDGRPFAVDSIGVVTSPMGMPTAISSELTTGGNDNAPKRVSISPNHPWLADGYGVYIKQAEEYPYRRALLEIHREPGAAVALAGALLFVAGNLVLLYLRSNVRERVSPEVDT, from the coding sequence TTGTGCATATCACTCGAACTTTGTCTGGGACTGCTCGCCCTGATCTGCGGCGCCATGGCGGCAGGATCGTTCCGGCTCTCAGGGGACTACGCCGCGGCCATCAATGCCGTGCCGCTCTTTTCATGGATGCGCCAGACGCCGCTCCCGATTTCCTGGTGGCTCTGGCTGTCCATGGCACTCATCGCCTTGCTGGCCGTTAATACCGTACTCTGCTCCGTCAGCACCCTCGGAACGCGCTGGAGGCGGGCGGGATTGATGCCGCTCCTTGCGCCCCAGATGATGCATACCGGTTTCTTACTGATTATTGCCGCCCACCTGCTGAGTTCGACCGGCGGCTTTATGGAACAGGTCGTGGCAATTGAAGGGACTGTAATCCGCCTACCGGACGGACGGCCATTTGCCGTGGACAGCATCGGAGTCGTCACGTCCCCCATGGGGATGCCGACTGCCATCAGCAGCGAACTGACGACCGGCGGAAACGACAACGCTCCCAAACGGGTTTCCATCAGCCCCAACCACCCGTGGCTGGCCGACGGCTATGGCGTCTACATCAAGCAGGCCGAGGAATACCCCTACCGGCGGGCGTTGCTGGAGATCCACCGTGAGCCGGGTGCGGCAGTGGCCTTGGCCGGAGCGCTGCTTTTCGTCGCCGGAAACCTGGTGCTGCTTTACCTGCGAAGCAACGTCAGGGAGAGGGTATCGCCGGAGGTTGACACGTAA
- a CDS encoding 2-oxoglutarate dehydrogenase E1 component, translating into MAKEFISNLSGPWLESLYVTWQQDSTSVPEEWQRFFSGFELGRQDDAVPGSSAMDESLALKQSGVQSLIYRYRNIGHLLACTDPLSPCLLEHPLLMLSEFGLGEDDLETVFSARRFIKQSASLREIVETLRETYCREIGVEFMHIQEPAERQWLINRMEPHRNKPELPREEQLHILKKLHEAALFESFLQRRFPGQKRFSLEGGEVLIPVLDTIRQACPSAGISDMILGMAHRGRLNVLAHIFGKPYENIFAEFRDTLEFGFEGDGDVKYHKGYSAEIDVSGTRLHLTLCPNPSHLEAVNPVVEGKSRARQDRYGADGTQRVLPLLIHGDAAFAGQGSIMEVLNMSQLEGYGTGGTVHVVLNNQIGFTTLPKDARSTRYATDVAKMLACPIFHVQGEAPESAVHATRLAMEYRQTFGRDVVIELICYRRHGHNEGDEPAFTQPLMYRQITTRPPVNRIYADTLAEAGVDATELAGIEQGIASRLDKALETEPQAMKIGFHQQWSDIGREYRPFDDETGVPAEKLLSLARTLVELPTGFTPHAKILTLIKKRLEAVVNGSGLDWGNAETLAYATLLDEGIPVRLSGQDSRRGTFNHRHCVLHDVTTGASHTPLMATAREGATFQAWDSLLSEFGVLGFEYGYSLETPNGLNIWEAQFGDFANGAQVIIDQFITSGETKWNRASGLVMLLPHGYEGQGAEHSSARIERYLQQCARENMVVVTPSTPAQMFHLLRRQLKQPFRKPLIVFTPKSLLRHPTCVSSLDDLTYGHFREVIMNSTDTNGVTRVLLCSGKIYYELTEECERQGRSNTAIIRIEQVYPLRRDLLEEIVGAFPAGVRFTWVQEEPENMGAWPYLRRHLTELMESIRYVGRPEDSCPAVGSHRIHADEQSAIIRAAFED; encoded by the coding sequence ATGGCAAAAGAGTTCATCTCCAACCTGTCCGGACCTTGGCTCGAATCCCTTTATGTAACCTGGCAACAGGACAGCACCTCAGTGCCGGAGGAGTGGCAGCGCTTTTTCAGCGGTTTCGAACTCGGCAGACAGGACGATGCCGTTCCCGGCTCGAGCGCAATGGATGAGTCCTTGGCCCTGAAACAGTCCGGCGTTCAATCGCTCATCTACCGGTATCGAAATATCGGCCACCTGCTGGCCTGTACCGACCCTCTCTCCCCCTGCCTGCTGGAGCATCCCCTGCTAATGCTTTCCGAGTTCGGCCTGGGGGAAGACGACCTGGAGACGGTCTTCAGCGCACGCCGATTCATTAAGCAGAGTGCATCCCTGCGCGAGATCGTCGAAACCCTTCGGGAAACCTATTGCCGGGAAATCGGCGTCGAGTTCATGCACATCCAGGAACCGGCCGAGCGGCAATGGCTGATCAACCGCATGGAGCCACACCGCAACAAGCCGGAACTGCCTCGCGAGGAGCAGCTCCATATCCTGAAAAAACTCCACGAAGCGGCGCTGTTCGAGTCGTTCCTCCAACGACGCTTTCCCGGCCAGAAACGTTTTTCCCTCGAAGGCGGCGAGGTACTGATCCCGGTATTGGATACCATCAGGCAGGCCTGTCCGTCCGCCGGCATCAGCGACATGATACTGGGCATGGCGCACCGCGGCAGGCTAAACGTATTGGCCCATATTTTCGGAAAACCTTACGAGAACATCTTCGCCGAATTTCGCGACACCCTGGAATTCGGCTTCGAGGGTGATGGTGACGTAAAATACCACAAGGGATACTCGGCAGAGATCGACGTGTCCGGCACCAGGCTGCACCTGACGCTCTGTCCCAATCCAAGCCACCTGGAAGCGGTCAACCCTGTGGTGGAGGGCAAGAGCCGCGCCCGGCAGGACCGATACGGTGCTGATGGGACACAGCGGGTGCTGCCGCTGCTAATCCACGGCGACGCAGCCTTTGCGGGACAGGGCAGCATCATGGAAGTGCTCAATATGTCCCAACTTGAGGGGTATGGGACCGGCGGTACCGTCCACGTAGTGCTCAACAATCAGATCGGCTTCACCACCCTCCCCAAGGACGCCCGCTCGACCCGGTATGCCACGGATGTGGCCAAGATGTTGGCCTGCCCAATCTTTCACGTGCAGGGCGAAGCCCCGGAGTCCGCCGTCCACGCCACCCGACTGGCCATGGAATACCGGCAGACATTCGGCCGCGACGTGGTGATCGAACTGATCTGCTATCGCCGCCATGGCCATAACGAAGGGGATGAACCGGCCTTCACCCAACCGCTCATGTACCGCCAGATCACAACCCGTCCCCCGGTTAATAGGATCTACGCCGATACGCTGGCAGAGGCAGGGGTGGACGCGACGGAATTGGCAGGCATTGAACAGGGAATAGCGAGCCGCCTCGATAAAGCTCTAGAGACTGAACCGCAAGCGATGAAAATCGGTTTTCATCAACAGTGGAGCGACATCGGCCGCGAGTATCGCCCTTTCGACGACGAAACCGGCGTTCCGGCGGAAAAACTCTTGAGCCTTGCCCGCACCCTGGTGGAACTGCCGACCGGCTTCACCCCCCACGCCAAGATCCTGACTTTGATCAAAAAACGCCTTGAAGCGGTAGTAAATGGAAGCGGCCTGGACTGGGGCAATGCCGAAACACTGGCGTATGCCACGCTGCTTGACGAGGGCATACCGGTGCGCCTCTCGGGCCAGGATTCACGGCGCGGAACCTTCAACCACCGCCATTGCGTATTGCACGACGTCACCACCGGCGCCTCTCATACGCCTTTGATGGCGACGGCACGGGAGGGGGCGACATTCCAGGCCTGGGACAGCCTCCTGTCGGAGTTTGGCGTGCTCGGCTTCGAGTACGGTTACTCCCTGGAGACTCCCAACGGCCTGAACATCTGGGAGGCCCAGTTCGGTGATTTCGCCAATGGCGCCCAGGTCATTATAGACCAGTTCATCACCAGCGGAGAAACCAAGTGGAACCGGGCCAGTGGGCTGGTCATGCTGCTTCCCCACGGTTACGAAGGCCAGGGAGCCGAGCACTCCAGCGCGCGCATCGAGCGTTACCTGCAACAGTGCGCCCGGGAAAACATGGTGGTGGTCACCCCCTCCACGCCGGCCCAAATGTTCCACTTGCTGCGCCGCCAGCTCAAACAACCCTTCCGAAAACCCTTGATCGTCTTTACGCCCAAAAGCCTGCTGCGTCACCCGACTTGCGTCTCCTCCCTCGACGATTTGACATACGGGCACTTCAGGGAGGTGATAATGAATAGCACCGATACCAACGGCGTCACTCGGGTGCTTCTCTGCAGCGGCAAGATCTATTATGAACTGACCGAGGAATGCGAACGACAGGGGCGCAGCAACACCGCCATCATCAGGATCGAGCAGGTCTACCCGCTCCGCAGGGACCTGCTCGAGGAGATAGTCGGGGCGTTCCCGGCGGGAGTACGATTTACCTGGGTTCAGGAAGAACCGGAGAACATGGGGGCGTGGCCCTATCTGCGCCGTCATCTGACCGAACTGATGGAATCCATACGGTATGTTGGCCGCCCGGAAGATAGCTGCCCCGCCGTCGGCTCCCACAGAATTCATGCCGACGAGCAAAGCGCCATCATCCGCGCTGCATTCGAAGACTGA
- a CDS encoding cytochrome P460 family protein — protein MNRIVAITLMLVISLPAALGAASSPSLPKSYHSWQKSARKVVTDKSSLFYGIHYIYADKKAMNGYRAGNRFAEGSSIIIEHFNIKEGSGSPAEGSKNMIVLMRKDKRMKTTGGWLFAGYGADGAPSGLDPVSTCFGCHQKDAAQRDYVISTISDFKK, from the coding sequence ATGAACCGAATCGTAGCGATCACACTCATGCTCGTCATTTCTCTGCCGGCTGCCTTGGGGGCTGCTTCCTCCCCTTCCCTGCCCAAGTCATACCATTCCTGGCAAAAAAGCGCCCGCAAAGTCGTCACCGACAAGAGCTCCCTGTTCTACGGGATCCACTACATTTACGCTGACAAAAAGGCCATGAATGGCTATAGGGCCGGCAACAGGTTTGCCGAGGGGAGTTCGATCATCATCGAGCATTTCAATATCAAGGAAGGCTCCGGCTCTCCTGCCGAGGGCTCCAAAAACATGATCGTGCTGATGCGTAAGGACAAACGCATGAAAACGACCGGTGGCTGGCTATTCGCCGGATACGGCGCCGACGGTGCCCCAAGCGGGCTTGACCCTGTGAGCACCTGCTTCGGCTGCCACCAAAAGGACGCCGCCCAAAGGGATTATGTCATCTCCACCATAAGTGATTTCAAAAAGTAA
- a CDS encoding hybrid sensor histidine kinase/response regulator, which yields MISSPEQFDRRLPHILVIDDEEEILRLISFSLEKFGFRASTVKNTAGAQRLLEGDEFDAVLTDVMMPDGDGITFLADVHRCRPGLPIIIMTGFAQFQVAVDAIKNGAFDFISKPFDLLHLRNVVTKAVNYSKLLRMEVNYRAELEAAVAARTAELKNALAELEKTRTAFFRATNEKSEFMATITHEMRTPMNGVIGALDLLADTEPVGSQKEYLQMARHSAEKMLELIDRVLSFGNGFGKTAAVKREHLDLPATMERLIQEHREQFTEKKLRLEVTLAPDVPQTIICDGEQLCRLLGILLENALKFTETGWVRFEVAVAPPDDSCVCFTVRDSGIGIPDSMLKRIFEPFVQVDSSLTRRFGGAGLGLSIAKQIAILLGGHLWAENSPGAGCSFHFCLKQIFCT from the coding sequence ATGATTTCATCACCAGAACAGTTTGATCGCCGCCTCCCCCATATCCTCGTCATTGACGACGAAGAGGAAATCTTGCGTCTGATTTCTTTTAGCCTCGAAAAATTCGGGTTCAGGGCCAGTACCGTCAAAAACACTGCCGGAGCCCAACGGTTGTTGGAAGGTGACGAATTCGATGCCGTTCTTACCGATGTGATGATGCCTGACGGAGACGGCATCACCTTCCTTGCGGACGTTCACCGGTGCCGACCGGGGCTACCTATCATCATCATGACCGGTTTCGCCCAGTTCCAGGTGGCTGTCGACGCCATCAAGAACGGCGCGTTCGACTTTATCTCCAAGCCTTTTGACCTGCTCCACCTGCGTAATGTCGTCACCAAGGCCGTCAATTACTCGAAACTGCTTCGCATGGAAGTGAATTACCGTGCCGAACTCGAAGCGGCGGTCGCTGCCCGGACTGCGGAATTAAAGAACGCTCTGGCGGAACTGGAAAAAACTCGAACGGCCTTTTTCAGGGCAACAAACGAGAAAAGCGAATTCATGGCGACCATCACCCACGAAATGCGCACCCCCATGAATGGCGTGATCGGTGCCCTCGATCTTCTTGCGGATACGGAGCCTGTAGGTTCTCAGAAGGAATACCTTCAAATGGCCCGCCACTCTGCCGAGAAAATGCTGGAGCTTATCGACAGGGTCCTCTCGTTCGGGAATGGATTCGGCAAAACGGCGGCTGTCAAACGAGAACATCTTGATCTACCGGCAACAATGGAACGACTGATTCAGGAACACCGCGAGCAGTTTACCGAGAAAAAACTCCGCCTTGAGGTCACCCTGGCACCGGATGTACCGCAAACAATCATCTGTGATGGCGAACAACTATGCCGACTGCTGGGCATCTTGCTGGAGAATGCCCTCAAATTTACCGAGACCGGATGGGTGCGTTTTGAGGTTGCCGTTGCCCCCCCTGATGATTCTTGCGTATGCTTCACCGTGCGCGATAGCGGTATCGGTATTCCCGATTCCATGTTAAAACGGATTTTTGAGCCCTTCGTACAAGTGGACAGCTCTTTAACGCGGCGCTTCGGTGGAGCGGGACTCGGCCTAAGTATTGCAAAGCAAATTGCGATCCTTCTGGGTGGACATCTATGGGCCGAAAACTCTCCCGGTGCCGGGTGCAGTTTCCATTTTTGCTTAAAACAGATATTTTGTACGTGA
- a CDS encoding response regulator, translating to MKCLIVEDDFISRRILKEMLSQHFDCDIAINGEEAITSFRLAHEGKHPYDLICMDIMMPGVNGQEALRRIRELERSLDIPPHLEAKVIMTTALDDPKTVVQAFYQGGATSYIVKPVSKQKLMNELRALSLL from the coding sequence GTGAAATGCCTTATTGTTGAAGACGACTTCATTTCCCGCCGGATCCTTAAAGAGATGTTGTCACAACATTTCGACTGTGACATCGCCATTAACGGAGAAGAAGCAATAACATCCTTCCGACTGGCGCATGAAGGCAAACACCCTTACGATTTGATCTGCATGGACATCATGATGCCGGGAGTCAACGGTCAGGAAGCGCTGAGACGTATCCGGGAACTGGAGCGGTCACTCGATATCCCCCCCCATCTGGAAGCCAAGGTGATCATGACCACGGCGCTGGATGATCCCAAAACTGTCGTGCAGGCGTTCTACCAAGGCGGCGCAACGTCGTACATCGTCAAACCGGTCAGCAAGCAAAAACTGATGAACGAGTTGCGGGCACTCAGCCTGTTATAA
- a CDS encoding methyl-accepting chemotaxis protein, producing the protein MVSAAPHISITRTGSNDESAITGWCADMLPSIDALRKLAGTTEDEFLRIGARMQDFYQRSQEITSMANQLIDAVSGPQTRMVIERLRQIMGDMEAYLSSTRSQSRENCDMLERILELLSRLSEPLEGFQKMYKILRMLSTSTKIESSRLGELGSGFQTLAMDVERLSHMVNEKSASILGERQMLFSMISENLQTVRSSEASQDAELSTTLAGTSRTLEELISVNDRCTNFAALISSISCEVSGNISEVVSSLQMHDMTRQQVEHIVEALEGLTSRLQALGTTVRDDADHRKLIIETGDVCELQSAQLRHAASELCGAVRSIVENLRDVAGKQTRMTSETLNTAGIADSATGGSFVGAIRNGMTAVTAVLAKCALSDQEMSTTLKKVADTMQEVTGFVTDIEDIGSEIDLIALNSQVKAVHTGREGAALGVLAEAIKRLSVDAVTQTEAVSEALQQINHVTGRLFSEATQEREHLGTKVASIEEETKQILGALGSMNSDLVSLLAGLDLKVKGLTDEIEKATGSMDVHERVSNITEEVMACLDRIVGEAREFEPASTEFKDNLRHMEERYTMQSERHIHEAIARKRGTPTGNAEPETIASKESPSGSTDSEFGDNVDLF; encoded by the coding sequence ATGGTATCTGCTGCGCCGCACATCTCCATAACCAGAACAGGATCGAACGACGAATCGGCGATTACCGGATGGTGCGCCGACATGCTGCCTTCAATCGATGCGCTTAGAAAGCTGGCAGGCACGACTGAAGACGAATTCCTGCGGATCGGCGCCCGGATGCAGGACTTTTACCAGCGTTCGCAGGAAATCACGTCAATGGCCAACCAGTTGATTGACGCCGTCTCCGGCCCCCAGACCCGAATGGTAATCGAGCGCTTACGCCAGATAATGGGAGACATGGAGGCCTATCTTTCGAGTACTCGCTCACAGAGTCGTGAAAATTGCGACATGCTGGAACGCATTCTGGAACTTCTCTCCCGCCTGTCGGAGCCTCTTGAGGGCTTTCAGAAGATGTACAAGATTTTGCGGATGCTGAGTACCTCCACCAAGATAGAGAGTTCCCGACTGGGCGAGCTGGGGTCCGGGTTCCAGACCCTGGCAATGGATGTGGAAAGACTCTCCCATATGGTTAACGAGAAATCGGCCAGCATACTGGGCGAGCGGCAGATGCTGTTCAGCATGATCAGCGAGAATCTGCAAACCGTCCGTAGCAGTGAGGCATCTCAGGACGCCGAGTTGAGCACGACGCTTGCAGGCACTTCCCGCACCCTGGAAGAACTGATCTCCGTCAACGATCGCTGCACCAATTTCGCGGCACTGATTTCATCCATCTCCTGCGAGGTGTCCGGCAATATAAGCGAAGTGGTTTCCTCCCTGCAGATGCATGACATGACCCGCCAGCAGGTTGAACATATCGTGGAAGCTCTGGAAGGCCTTACCTCCAGGTTACAGGCTCTTGGCACCACGGTCCGGGATGACGCGGATCACCGCAAACTGATCATAGAAACCGGCGACGTGTGCGAACTACAGTCGGCTCAACTCCGTCATGCCGCATCCGAGCTTTGCGGAGCGGTTCGCTCCATCGTCGAAAACCTTCGCGATGTGGCAGGCAAACAGACCCGAATGACATCAGAAACCCTGAATACGGCCGGCATCGCCGATTCCGCCACCGGCGGCTCGTTTGTGGGGGCTATCAGAAACGGCATGACGGCGGTAACCGCGGTATTGGCCAAATGTGCCCTTTCCGATCAGGAAATGTCCACCACCTTGAAGAAGGTTGCCGATACGATGCAGGAAGTAACCGGATTTGTAACAGACATTGAGGATATCGGTTCGGAGATCGACCTGATCGCCCTCAACTCCCAGGTCAAAGCCGTCCATACCGGCCGTGAGGGCGCAGCCCTGGGGGTGCTTGCTGAGGCGATCAAACGGCTTTCGGTTGACGCTGTGACCCAGACCGAGGCCGTTTCGGAAGCCTTGCAGCAGATCAACCATGTCACAGGACGCCTCTTCAGCGAGGCGACTCAGGAACGGGAACACTTGGGAACAAAGGTTGCCAGCATTGAAGAGGAGACCAAACAGATCCTGGGAGCGCTCGGCTCCATGAACAGCGATCTGGTTTCCTTGCTTGCCGGCCTCGATCTCAAGGTTAAGGGCCTGACTGATGAAATTGAAAAAGCCACTGGAAGCATGGATGTTCATGAACGGGTCTCAAACATTACCGAAGAAGTCATGGCCTGCCTCGACAGGATCGTCGGGGAAGCGCGGGAGTTCGAGCCGGCCAGCACGGAATTCAAGGACAATCTGCGCCATATGGAAGAGCGCTATACCATGCAGAGCGAACGCCACATCCACGAAGCCATTGCCCGCAAACGCGGCACACCCACCGGCAATGCGGAACCTGAAACCATCGCATCCAAAGAGTCGCCAAGTGGGAGCACTGATTCGGAATTCGGCGACAATGTAGACCTCTTCTAG
- a CDS encoding STAS domain-containing protein, with translation MEGQQTDNPKEPSDASAVTVAVSGALTIERSGEFRQTLIDALSGAQRVVLNIEQLHDIDIPALQLICSACKTAAAANKILTFAGSPPDCLMALKNGIGICQNSPCSQNGNASCILFGGTKSWQN, from the coding sequence ATGGAAGGACAACAAACAGATAACCCGAAAGAACCGTCAGATGCTTCGGCGGTCACAGTGGCCGTCAGCGGGGCATTGACCATCGAGCGAAGCGGAGAATTTCGCCAAACCCTTATCGATGCTCTCTCCGGGGCGCAGCGGGTTGTTCTGAACATCGAGCAATTGCACGACATCGACATACCGGCCTTACAACTTATTTGTTCCGCATGCAAGACGGCAGCAGCCGCAAACAAGATATTGACCTTTGCGGGTTCTCCACCCGATTGCCTGATGGCCCTGAAAAACGGGATCGGAATATGCCAAAATAGCCCGTGCAGTCAAAATGGAAACGCATCCTGCATTTTGTTTGGAGGTACAAAATCATGGCAAAACTGA
- a CDS encoding response regulator, translating into MAKLIMTADDSASVRQMVSFTLKQNGYDVLEAVDGKDALSKLSAQKVDMLITDLNMPNIDGLGLIRGVRAGTLNKFIPIIMLTTESQDGKKAEGKAAGATGWIVKPFKPEQLIAVIKKVLG; encoded by the coding sequence ATGGCAAAACTGATAATGACGGCCGACGATTCGGCCAGTGTCCGGCAGATGGTCAGCTTTACCCTCAAGCAGAACGGTTATGACGTCCTTGAAGCGGTAGATGGTAAGGATGCCCTGTCCAAACTTTCTGCGCAAAAGGTTGATATGCTCATCACTGACCTGAACATGCCGAACATTGACGGATTGGGTTTGATCAGGGGCGTTCGGGCCGGGACGCTCAACAAGTTCATCCCGATCATCATGTTGACTACCGAATCGCAGGATGGAAAAAAAGCGGAAGGCAAGGCCGCCGGGGCAACCGGCTGGATCGTGAAGCCCTTCAAACCCGAGCAGCTCATTGCCGTCATCAAGAAGGTTCTCGGGTAA